The Triticum aestivum cultivar Chinese Spring chromosome 5A, IWGSC CS RefSeq v2.1, whole genome shotgun sequence genomic sequence TAGTTAACTGATATTTTGTTGTATTGAATAGTACAGATCACTGAATATTGGTGCAGCATAGTCATCTGAATATTTCTGCAGCACAGATCACTGAATATTGCTGCAGATGATCTTCATGATTTCCTCTCCCTTTGATTTGCACTTATAGATCACATCTAGTGTTAGTTCATGAATGAACTTCTGCTGCATTATAGTTCATGAATGAACTGCTTCTTTTGTTGGGGTTCAGAGACAACATAGACCCTTTTATTTTGCTTTGGTTCACAGACAAAATTGTGATGCAATGGTACTGCTGTGTACTGCTATGAAGTTCATTTTGGCATGAAAACTCTGATGATATGTTGTGTACTGCGGTCTAATTTATATCTTTGCATTCTGATATCATGTTGGGGTTTAAAAGATGAGTGTTGTGTAGTGCTGTCTAATTTATATCTTTGCATTATGGCCAATTTATATCTTTGCATTCTTATATCATGAAAATTCTGATGATATGTTGTGTTCAAAATTATTATACCTTTTCATAATATTTATAACTTTATAACTTAATATTTTTGATAATTTATGATATGCTATGTTCAGCAGTATTTCACTCTGCAGTATGTGCATGTAAGCTGTTCAGCTTGTTCAAACAGTAAACTGCAGCTTCTGGTCACCGGCGCCAACCATCTGTAACAACACAGGAGAAGTGGGGAGCAGACAAATGACGCCGGCCTTCTGGCCTCCTCGTCTCCACTGCTCGCCGGCCAAACAGCAACGACGAACCTGAGAAgattccgccgccgccgtcgtgtgGATGGAGTTAGGGATTTCATTTCATGATTTGGGAATTAGGGGAATTAGCCATCAGAGGGTTATACACTTCTAGGGGATTTTTGCGACATTTAATTAAAGTGCAGGGGTTCCTTGTAAAAAGACAGCACGCACAGCTCACAGTGCGCCCGCAGCCACTGACGCACCGTAGCCCGTCTTCAAGCTGTGGCCAGTGGAAAAGCAAAAGAACAAGAGGGAGATGGCTTCAGCATAAATGGGGACTCGCAGGTTATCATCTCGACACTATTTGATCTCGCGTCTTTTGTTTATTTGGGTATTACCGAATGAGCTGACGTCTCTTCACCCTCTTCATACATTAGCATGTCGACTTTTTTGGGGGAGAGTTCTGGATCGGGGTGCTCAAGCCTCAAGGGGGTCATGGAGTTCAATGTTTCCGGATTCGATGGTTTTTGGTAGGCAGTGTGTTCATTGCATTGCTTGCAGACATGTATCAATGCAGGCACAACACTCATTTTTATGGCACTTGTGATTAATTAGGTCACCAGACCTCCAGTAATGTGTCACTCATGTATAGCCATAGCCCATAATGCTGACACATACGAACATGaagtttctgcacccgagctcatatgcacCCTCGTGAACAATAAAAAACAACTGAAATTTTTGAAGACAAACTTTGAGGAGTTCTAAACATGCGTGCTAAGAAACATTCCAAAAAATGGTACCGTAAAAAAAAACTTGATGATCTGAGAAAGAGACTTTTTGGAGTGTCAATTTTGTTTTTTTTATGGAAGCATTTTCGGAATGTTGTTTCTTCATGAAATTTAGCACGCATATTCAGAATTCGTCAAAGTTTGTCTCCAAAAAGTTTCAGACTTTCTTAATTTTttaactatttttattttattttactgttTACGAGGGTGCATCTCGGCTCGGGTGCACAAGGGTACTTTCAGTATTAATCTGCATTGATTGCAGATAGGGTGCGACATTCTCTCGCACAAACAAAGAAATGGTCCAAAAGAAAGGAAAACAGTTTTATTCTCCATTAGCTTCGCCCTTTAGAGCATCTCTAATAACACCCTATTTTAGGGCCTAACCGTTTTTAGGCTcttgggactaaaaaacagctgcccTACACCACAAAAAAAAATTGAACTTTTCCCCCTTTCAAATCATGGTACTGTTCATGTCCTCTGAGTCCAGGCACCAAATCGCCGCTCTCTCCAGATTGAATTATCGGTGGAGTAGCTTCCGAAAGAAGATAAGGTTGGGGGAGTGGTAGGAAGCCTGACGTGAGCCACGTGAGGTTGGAGAGGAAAAGATCAGTAGGTTGTTTTTAATCATTTTCCAAAGAAATTTACTTTAGGGCAGCTGTTGAAGATGTACAATTTTTTGGTGCCAAAAAGAAAATCACTTTTTGCTGCCCTAAATTTTACTCCAAGCACTTTTCTGTGCTGACTATTTTGTTTGTAGTATGAGACAACAATGTGTATCTGAGATACAATGGGGATGGCAGAAATGAACACATAACTAAACAAGGATTTAGCTTAGGATTCTTTAAGCACATAGGCTACAATTAAGTGCAAATGCCTCAGAATATGTAGCAGTCTCGACTTCACAAGGACtaacaagcaaaaagaaaaaacaagCGGGTCCATACTTCATAGAGTGGAGCAACAACAACCAACAAATAGTCTCAACACAAAACCGGAGACGGAGAATATGCATCCTTTTTGTTATCAAAGTACTCATCTCCGAACAAACCATACGGTATAGAGTAGAAAGCTGGTATATAATAACAATCTCTTGGTTCAGACCAACTGTCATTCGACATGCTACAaaatcaaaaggaaaaaaataatgtTAATATCAATAACTGAATCAGATTAATCAACGAAGGGTCAACTTAATGGGGTCTTAATGTTATCACAAAAAAGTACACGTCTCCGAACAAACCATACTGTAGAGTAGGAAGTTTTTTCTTTTTGAGGGAAAAAAAACGTTGTCTTGGTTTTAAGCTCACAACTCTAGGCCTGTGGGAACATATAGCATTAACAAAAGTATCATAGAAAACCTTATGGGATTTTCAAATTAAGCACTATGGATTTTCAGAATGAGCTCTAAAATTTCAGATATTGTTCCTTCATTTCCTTATCAACATTACTCCCCCTTGGTCCCTCTACTTTAATCATCGtttaggcctcatttggttcatagggtaggaaatatcataggaataggaaaactATCAtaagtgagatgacatgtatctcagttCCTATGGAAAGATGTCACTAGGATAGGAAAATTTTCATTGGGTCTAGAGTAATGTTTTCTTTCCTTTGAAAATGGGAAGTactgattcctatcctacataggaataggaaccTATTCTTACAAAGTAAAGGGctccaaaggaaaaaaaatccctACAAAATTCCTACCCTTTAGAATTCTTACAAAATTCCTCTAAACCAACAGAGGCCTTAAATTTCCTAGACTTGTTCCGTAGATCACTCAAATATCTCAATCGATCAATTCTTGACTACTTAATCCTGTAGGATTTCTAGCATCTGATTCATAGGATTTCACTAACCATGGCATCTGATTCCATGTTCTTACCTATTCTTGCGTTCTCAAGTTCCTACATAGGAGGCCAATAGGAGTAGAAACATTGATAAGCCCATGGAATCATAGCCTCAGTAAGCTGCAGATCAGAACTTGAGCCTTCGGGCTACTATATATCCAAGCAAGATATGCCTACTTAATGTTGGGAATCTTGGGATGGTAAAGAGCGTGGAAAATTGTGAAGACTGCGGATGTTGTTGGAACAGAAACCATGTACAACATGTAAATCTCAGGGCATCAAAAAGAGCTTCCTCAAATCTCAACATTATACCATTACAAAAAATGTTAAGACATACCATTGTTCATCAAAATATCCCAAGACTTCCTGAATTTTTTCCCTCGGtaggtatggagtttcttcatcatgGAAGAAATTCATGCCAATCAAATTCCCACAAGCATCAATAAGAGGCCCTCCAATCCCAGCCTATAGAACAAAGAAAAACATAAGTGACACCAGAAAAACGGGATGCAAAAAAATGGTAATGCGTAATTAATACACAGATTCAATGATCCATTGATCATATTTCTAATACAAATAATTATTTTGCAACATGCGAAACATACAAGCAGGCAAAATATACATATACCTAGGTGATTTTACAAGTGGAAATCCCAAGCTCTTCGCAAGCAAGTTTGCTTTTTCTGTCAATTAACACCCCTCTTGAGGCCATTAATTTTGGACGTTCAAAGAGACGCCCTACAGCTAAAACCTCAATATTAGGGGTGAAAGAAATACGCTCTTCCACATCCACTGCACAAGAACTGTAGGAACCCATGATCTCAACAACTGCAACATTATAGCGTAGATCATAATGTTTCAATGTCCCCGTGACATGTTGTTTATTATTAAGGTGCACTTCAATCTGCAATGATAAGGTTAAACCAGTGTCATAAACGGACAAACAAAAGGCACAAACAATGATGCGCATTGCCAATACCAACCCGCAAGTTATCATCAATCTTGTTTCCATCGCCAGAAGTTTTAACCAAACTTGCTGTAGTAAGGATTCTCACGGGATTACAGTTTATATATACGCCTGTGCAAGCAAAACACCTTGAATTTCCTGCACACATCATAATTTGGTCAATAATAATCGGGGAAATAAGTTAAAATAAAAGCGAGAATACGACGAACAAAAATCACCATTGAATGAAGCAAGTGAGACGACACATTCAGACATAGTTAAAGCAACATTTTCACTGAGTGTGCTCCAGGTATTATCCTCAAATTCCTCTTCAAAAGAGTTAATCACATGCGTACCATCTGTTTAAAGAAACACGACATGTCAGTTGAAAATTAAGTGGTTGCAACAATGAAGGGGTACTCAGAAAATTAATGGAAAATAATGGGCATATGATAATATTAATTACCAACGAATGAAGCAAGGGAGACAAAACTTTCTGATAGTTCTGACTCAATCTGTTTGGTGCGTTCACTCGAGGAACTTTGACAGGATTTAACCAAGTTACCAAATCCATCTTCAAATGTAATATCTGGATGGATAGGTCCTAGTTAATTAAAGAAACATGGTACAGGTAAACAATTGTGAGTGCTACAACAGTTTGGCTGTGTAAAAATACTTGCAGGGGCAATAGAAGTATGAAGACTCACGTTGCATAAG encodes the following:
- the LOC123105888 gene encoding uncharacterized protein isoform X6: MRLRVGKMQKSMRKRRGKHIGCFNKKQNASRTELMQHITFEDGFGNLVKSCQSSSSERTKQIESELSESFVSLASFVDGTHVINSFEEEFEDNTWSTLSENVALTMSECVVSLASFNGNSRCFACTGVYINCNPVRILTTASLVKTSGDGNKIDDNLRIEVHLNNKQHVTGTLKHYDLRYNVAVVEIMGSYSSCAVDVEERISFTPNIEVLAVGRLFERPKLMASRGVLIDRKSKLACEELGISTCKIT
- the LOC123105888 gene encoding uncharacterized protein isoform X3; the protein is MSGAGTSRAWRVRLRSARVGKMQKSMRKRRGKHIGCFNKKQNASRTELMQRPIHPDITFEDGFGNLVKSCQSSSSERTKQIESELSESFVSLASFVDGTHVINSFEEEFEDNTWSTLSENVALTMSECVVSLASFNGNSRCFACTGVYINCNPVRILTTASLVKTSGDGNKIDDNLRIEVHLNNKQHVTGTLKHYDLRYNVAVVEIMGSYSSCAVDVEERISFTPNIEVLAVGRLFERPKLMASRGVLIDRKSKLACEELGISTCKIT
- the LOC123105888 gene encoding uncharacterized protein isoform X1, which encodes MSGAGTSRAWRVRLRSARCAAGGGPARLLCCFACGSDLDLAVGKMQKSMRKRRGKHIGCFNKKQNASRTELMQRPIHPDITFEDGFGNLVKSCQSSSSERTKQIESELSESFVSLASFVDGTHVINSFEEEFEDNTWSTLSENVALTMSECVVSLASFNGNSRCFACTGVYINCNPVRILTTASLVKTSGDGNKIDDNLRIEVHLNNKQHVTGTLKHYDLRYNVAVVEIMGSYSSCAVDVEERISFTPNIEVLAVGRLFERPKLMASRGVLIDRKSKLACEELGISTCKIT
- the LOC123105888 gene encoding uncharacterized protein isoform X5, giving the protein MRLRVGKMQKSMRKRRGKHIGCFNKKQNASRTELMQRPIHPDITFEDGFGNLVKSCQSSSSERTKQIESELSESFVSLASFVDGTHVINSFEEEFEDNTWSTLSENVALTMSECVVSLASFNGNSRCFACTGVYINCNPVRILTTASLVKTSGDGNKIDDNLRIEVHLNNKQHVTGTLKHYDLRYNVAVVEIMGSYSSCAVDVEERISFTPNIEVLAVGRLFERPKLMASRGVLIDRKSKLACEELGISTCKIT
- the LOC123105888 gene encoding uncharacterized protein isoform X2; this translates as MSGAGTSRAWRVRLRSARCAAGGGPARLLCCFACGSDLDLAVGKMQKSMRKRRGKHIGCFNKKQNASRTELMQHITFEDGFGNLVKSCQSSSSERTKQIESELSESFVSLASFVDGTHVINSFEEEFEDNTWSTLSENVALTMSECVVSLASFNGNSRCFACTGVYINCNPVRILTTASLVKTSGDGNKIDDNLRIEVHLNNKQHVTGTLKHYDLRYNVAVVEIMGSYSSCAVDVEERISFTPNIEVLAVGRLFERPKLMASRGVLIDRKSKLACEELGISTCKIT
- the LOC123105888 gene encoding uncharacterized protein isoform X4, which translates into the protein MSGAGTSRAWRVRLRSARVGKMQKSMRKRRGKHIGCFNKKQNASRTELMQHITFEDGFGNLVKSCQSSSSERTKQIESELSESFVSLASFVDGTHVINSFEEEFEDNTWSTLSENVALTMSECVVSLASFNGNSRCFACTGVYINCNPVRILTTASLVKTSGDGNKIDDNLRIEVHLNNKQHVTGTLKHYDLRYNVAVVEIMGSYSSCAVDVEERISFTPNIEVLAVGRLFERPKLMASRGVLIDRKSKLACEELGISTCKIT
- the LOC123105888 gene encoding uncharacterized protein isoform X7; the encoded protein is MSGAGTSRAWRVRLRSARCAAGGGPARLLCCFACGSDLDLAVGKMQKSMRKRRGKHIGCFNKKQNASRTELMQRPIHPDITFEDGFGNLVKSCQSSSSERTKQIESELSESFVSLASFVDGTHVINSFEEEFEDNTWSTLSENVALTMSECVVSLASFNGNSRCFACTGVYINCNPVRILTTASLVKTSGDGNKIDDNLRL